GACTTTTAAACATCAAAGACACTTTCAGAACAGcacaaacactaaacacaaagatCAACTCATGTCTCATGCGtcaccaataaaataaaatttaaaaaaacaaatcaataaggATGAACTTTGCAAAGCTAAACCAGGTTTGTCTTTTTTCCAGATTCCAAATAAAGATGAGAGCAGCTCTGAAGGTTGAGAGACCGACAGCTGCAGACATCTGACTGTGACTAAGAAAAGATGAGCAAGCAGCCTCAACTCACAAGGTAAATACTTcatgaagaagaagagagggatGGATAGCTGTTGTGTGGGAAGACAGTAATGAAACAGCACTCTCTCTTTAGCTTTGAGAATTTACATGAAACATACAGGCGGGGAAGCAACGTGATAATCAGGTTttatctcacactcacacaaacattcGTATGCACATCATAAAGTCAACATGAGTTCATTCTGCTAATGATGAGGACAACAAATATGCCAGCAGAGGAGAAATACctgtctcttttttctcctGTGAACAACTTTGGATCCTGGAAATGGGGGGCTGGGAAAAGGTGGCTCTGGAAGATCACCTACAAAacattcaataaataaaaaatgtcactacttttttttttttaaataaatattaatcatattcagaatcagaaagggttttattgccaagtatgttttttaacacatacaaggaatttgttttggtgttgttggtgcacgtcacacattctttagatggaatattaaacaatataagtatacgtataaacaatataagtatacgtatatgtacacagtatgtattaagttaaaaataaagaataaataaagatataaataaaaaataataagagcaaagagcattacagcagagagagaacagttgcatgaaggtggagtgtcagagtggtttccgggccttgttaataaggctagtggtggatgggaaaaagctgttcatgtgacgtgaggttttggtcctgatggacctcagcctcctgccagaggggagtgactcaaagagtttgtgaccggggtgggaggggtcggccacaatctttccagcacccttcagagtcctggtggcccTGGAGTGgcagcagattgcagccaatcaccttctctgcagaccgaatgacacgctgcagtctgcccttgtccttggcagtgctagcagcgtaccagatggtgatggaggatgtgaggatggactcaatgatggctgtgtagaagtgcaccatcattgtctttggcaggttgaatttcttcagctgccgcaggaagtacatcctctgttgtgctttcttcacgagggagctgatgttcagctcccacttgaggtcctgggagatggtagttcccaggaagcggaaagactccacagtgtcaattgtggagccacagagggtgatgggggcaggtggggctgggttcttcctcaagtccacaaccatctccactgtctttagagcgttgagctctagattgttttgcttgcaccaggtggtcagcctcccacctgtaggcggactcgtcaccatcagagatgagtccgatgagggaggtgtcgtccgcgaacttcagaagcttgacagactggtgactggaggtgcagctgttggtgtacagggagaagagcaggggggaaagaacacagccctggggggatccggtgctgatgatCTGTGAGttggagacgtgtttccccagcttcacatgctgcttcctgtcagacaggaagtcagtgatccacctgcaggtggagtcaggcacgcctagctgggagagtttctcctggagtagagccgggatgatggtgttaaaggtcCACAAACttctggcgtaggttcctgtggagtccaggtgccggaggatgtagtggagggccaggttgactgcattgtctacagacctattggctctgtaggcaaactgcagggggtccaggagggggtcgtgatgtctttgaggtgtgaaagcacgaggcgctcaaaggacttcataaccacagaggtcagggcgatgggtctgaagtcattaagtcctgtggtccttggcttcttggggacagggattaaGGTTGAGGTCttggatggagagagtcgtcactgaggtgggtgggtggggggggggggctttatGGAAGGCATTGGTGGGgaggcccaggaccctgctgaggaaaatattaaaatactcCTCATGCATTCAGTCATCATCTTACCATTGAGGAGCTCATTAAATCCCTCATGCCCTGCAGATTTATATATCATGTGAATGCGGACATCGCCCTGAAAGACACAAAAAGCAGAATTCAATCAAGTTCATCAGTGAGACAGATCACAGCCAAATGTCTGATATGCAGACGGGAGTCACGCAGCTGTGTTCAAGTTAAAGTGTCCAAAAATGAGACTACATGCTGTTTGTTGGATTCTGTCTCATCTGTATTGATGACCTATATGTTGATTAGGTGGACTGTCAGTTTTGTTAATATTGCACCTGGCACACAAAGCTATATTTACATCTGTCAAACTCTGGTGCCTTCCAAAATACTTTGCTGCAATTTACGGTTTAGGGATTTAAAAGATCCTTTAAAAATAAGCTGCTGGCCCTAGATATCTGCACCGTATCACCGAAATGATACATTTAGGCCTACAgtatattcttaatattttaatcaatttttgAACAATAAGATATTTTTATTCATCATGCCTTATTATTTGATCTACTTTTAATTTGCTCTATGTCTAATTGTATAAACGCTGTGATTTAATGCTCTGCACGCATGCGTTAACCACCAGTGAGACAACAATGAGGGCAGAAACACCCCAGCTGTTTTGAGGCCACATCCTGTTTATCCACTGTAACGTTCCTTCAGTGCAAAGGCGTTGTAACGTTACTCTAGTGTGGTTTGGATCGAGTGTGTAACGTTAGGAGGAACAGACTGAAATGATATAAGGTACTGTAGTCAATGTTTAATGTAGTTGCCGTTTTTGAGCTTTACATAGAGGAATTCAGGACGCAACAGGTTGTTGTAATGCTAACGTTTTAGCCATCAgcaagctagctagttagctagcaacGTCAACTTTAATGTAACgaactaacgttagcgttaaATACAACCCATTGTTACACATTTCTTGTTAATTAGTTGATATTTCGACGGTAACTTTTAGCGACCAAATTGTTGATATATGCAGCTATTAATCAGGTTATATGTGTTTCCAGATAGCTATCAGTCCACGAGCTAAAAGAGCTAACGTAACacaagttagctaacgttaagctagctagctggtgaAACTACCCAGACAGGCGTCATCTGGCAAGCTGTTGCATGTAATAATAGCTTCATAATAACCTGTTATTACTGGGCTATGGTATAACGTTAATCACAATATTTGATTTCAATATATTACCAGGTGTGTGTATAATTATGTAATTGGCTTAGCTAGTGTATTGTCAGACAGTTTTATTGAAATGATGCAGTTAGTACCACATTCCTTTACATGTGTGAATCAAGATAAAACACCCAGTGACTACAATTAAATCAGGcaactaaaaatacaaaaaagtaaaacGGAATAAAACACGCAATAATAAGAGTGAGAtgtgaaataaacaaatgaaacagATAAGGTGTATTACAACTGGACAAATACAACTTTGTGCAAGCATtaataaagtcttttttttaaaagatatgtTTTGAGAATCAATAAAGATGTTGCCAACTCTGCAAGCCTCAGATCCTCAGACAGGGAACTCCAGATCTGAGGGGCCCTAAGTGCAAGGCCTGCTACTCACCTTTAGGTTTGAAccagaatataaaataaacagccTGATGAACATTGCCTGCGTCATCACTTTACCAACCATTTATCCAACAATTCATCACAAGAGCTAGTAGCCAGACCATGAAGTGCTTTAAACATAATCAGTAAATCTTAAATCAACTCCAGTGAActaaccagtgaagagaagcCAGAACGTGGGTGGTCTGATCGCTTCTCTTTGAATTTGTTTAAAGCTGAGCAGCTGCGTTTTGTATCATCTGAAAGCGTAAGATAAGTTGTTTGGCTTTAGTCTGAGTACATCAAAATATCTAGACTTGATGGTATAAAAGCACATAGCAGATTCTCCAGATAAAGTTTCCACACACAGTCATAGTCACTGTTGCACACTGTCACATAAAGAGACCTCAAGCATCTAATTCAAttgctcattgtttagctgtacAATCTATGTAATGCACTACAGTATAGACACTCTTGCCCTGCAACATCAGCCCCCAAGTCATTCCCACTTCTTGCTAATGAAATGAGAGCATTGTTTCTCGGGGACAGCAGATATTGGGTCAACTACACTGTGGTGAATAGAAATACAGGGGGGTTGCTCATAGCTAGGTCAGTCAGTGGCACAGTTAGCTTTCTTCAATAGTAATGGGGCCATTTGGAGAATCTTGTATAACCATGGCTTTTTTTCTATAATCAGGAGTTCTGTGAACAGAAAAATGATTTACTGTAGTCACATTATGGCCCCACCACTTGCAACTGCACTGACCAGCCACTTATTTCTGACTTCCTCTCTTTATCTGTTCAGACAGGAACTCTCCTCGTGGCCTCAGTTCCTGTCAGCACCGCCATGTCGTGCCGGGACATCCACGCCACCAACGCTTTTGCCTTCATCCTTGCCTTTGTGTCTTTGGGAGGGATTGCTGTGGCAGCGTTCATCCCACAGTGGCGTGTAACCAGACTCGTCACCTTCAATCGTAATGCCAAGAATATCAGCGTGTATGATGGCCTGTGGGCTAAATGTGTGAAACAGGATGGCTATTCAGGATGTTACTACTATGATTCAGAGGTATTACTTTGAGAAATGTGCTCTCCTCTGATTTTGCTTTTTGCTTTTCTGTCCTAAATTGTTCTAAAAGAAGTAATGTCTTCTCTTGTTTGCAGTGGTACTCTAAAGTGGACCAGCTTGATCTGCGGCTACTGCAGTTCTGTCTGCCTATAGGCCTGCTGTTCGGCTCTCTAGCCTTGCTGCTGTGCATGGCAGGAATGTGTAAGACCTGCTGCTGCTCAGACAAGCCTGAACCGGACATTAAGACCATTAGATTCCTGGTCAACAATGCAGGCTGTCACTTGGTGGCTGGGATGTTCTTGTTCCTGGGTGGAGCTATCGCCATTGCACCCTCAGTGTGGTTCCTGTTCCGCACCAAGGAAATGAACATCAgatatgaaaacattttctcagaCGGCTTTGCTGTTTATGTATCTATAGGCTGCTCTGGAGGACTGATGCTGGCCGCCCTGCTGATGTTCATgtggtactgtatgtgtaaaaagCTGCCTTCACCCTTCTGGTTGCCTCTGCCCTCCATGCCGACTTCTCTGTCCACCCAGCCTCTCACTGCCAACGGATATCCTCCTTCCCCAGTTTATGGTCCTCAGCCTTTCCCACCACAGACCTATCCTCCTACAGTGATTGACGCCCAGCCGTATGTGACCTCCCAGGGCTACGTGCAAAGTGTGGTTGCCCCTGCACCGCCACAGGTGTACATGTCTCAGGTTTCTGCTCCAGATGGGTATGGTTCAGAGGTGGGAGGGACCCAGGCCTATAGCTATGCACCCTCGCAGAGCTACGCACCCTCGCAGAGCTACGCACCCTCACAGAGCTACGCACCCTCACAGAGCTACGCACCCTCTCAGGGCTACGCAGGCCACCGCTACTCCTCCCGCTCACGGATGTCTGCCATAGAGATCGACATTCCCGTGCTGACACAGGAACAGTAAGAGAAGAGAGGCTGATAACGTCAGCACATTGAAGGCTTCTGTCCATGACCCTCCATGAAGTTCACCACTGATAAAACTAATAGAGTATGATAGTTGAAAGTTAATAATATGAGCGCAGTCAGTCCAGGTCTGTAAATTGCTGATTATTGAAGATGAAACCCAGTTAAAAGAACTCTGCGTTTACTATATGAAGGATGATATTTTCTTTATAACGAAGATCACTAAATCACTGGTGCAAACAATGCCTAACATACTGAAAGCCAGCTCAACCAACTAGCCTTTTTCACTATTTTACCAGCAGAGAAGGACCACTAAACAATAGCTCCTTACTTGCTGAAGTGTCCAATGGACCAACTTACTAGCTAAAAGGAAATAGTTACTTGCATTTGTGATGTGGCTGAATATAAATTACCACTATTGATTTTATATTAAAGATGTCCTGATGATGGCTGCCAAAAAGCTAGTGCCAGCTAGTCAGCAAAGTTATATTTTTCTgttacatttgtaaatgttgGTCACTTTTGCCTGTGTAAAGCTTACAGTATGAAAGTCTCCGGTTATCACTACTGAACGTTACTTTAAATTCTGTGGCTCTGAATGGACAACTACTAACCGACTCACCTGTTAAtagattttgtgtttgttgtgtcaTGAATTGTTAATGTCACATTGCCCTGTAAAGAGCAGCTGTTGAAGTTTTTAATGCACTAATTATGTGAATACTGTGCCAGTTTACATTGCCTTTGTTCACTGACTTTGTTAAAGCCTAGAGTATTTTCTATCATATTAGTTAATCAATATTATAACATACTTTTCCAaagtgttaataaaaaaaaattaaaactatgGCACTAAGACATTTGTTAGCTGTGTTGCATTTAATGTATAGTTGCAGATTTCATTTAAGTTTTGAACTGtaatgttaaaaacagaaatgagcgTACTGTTCTTCTGAACATGTCTGCTGATAATTAAAACTTGCTTAGCTGGAAGTGTAACGTTGTTCAGTGGTGGTAGTACTTTTACAATTTTAACGTACAGTTTGAATCCTGCCTTTTGCATGTTTTGCGTAATGAGCACTGATCAACATTTCTACAAAGTCTAATGTGCTTATTGCACATGTCTTATGTTATTCTACAATTTTGATGTCCCATGTTTTTCTACACTggtcttttttgttgttaaaacataaatcACAACCTATGTGAGGTCTGTTTATTTGCtggataataaaaaagaatttaCTAATTGCTACATAGTACGTTTTATGcgtcattgcaacaaaaatagaTACACAATCAATTTCATAATGAAAGAATTCATGTAAAGTAATTTCAACCATTTCACTCAGACTGAGTTACAAACTGGTCAGAGAGTCCGCTCATATCTGCTCCGGTGATAGTTTCAGCTGATTGTCACCACATTTACAGTTTAATTAATAAATTGCTACAGACAATCAATGGCTTGTGAGGTTCTGgtttcccaaaatgtattgccataaaatgttatatttccTTCTGTAATTCATTCATGATGACTTGATATTAAAGTTGTTCATATGCCAGTCTGCACCAGCGATGCCAAGGCTACGTTTAAACCGTGCGGTACCCTTTTAGTTTGTTCTACATTAACGGACTGTGCCTTTAGGtgactaaaagtaaaagttaatACAAGATTCATAAAGGTTGTTTACGTTGTACAGGTGTTAATTTACTTCCCCATAATGCCCCACTGAATGAATGTCAGCAGCTTCATTCCCAATTTATTACACTGATCTCaactgacaaagaaaaacatctaGAACACAAATCTAGAAAATTGCAGACAGCTGTTCAAcatagacatacagtacatgcaactCACAATGACTTATCAATTCCTCCAGAGAATAGCCCTTACAATTCAAgttcattttactttatttcacCAGG
This sequence is a window from Sander vitreus isolate 19-12246 chromosome 6, sanVit1, whole genome shotgun sequence. Protein-coding genes within it:
- the cldn12 gene encoding claudin-12, encoding MSCRDIHATNAFAFILAFVSLGGIAVAAFIPQWRVTRLVTFNRNAKNISVYDGLWAKCVKQDGYSGCYYYDSEWYSKVDQLDLRLLQFCLPIGLLFGSLALLLCMAGMCKTCCCSDKPEPDIKTIRFLVNNAGCHLVAGMFLFLGGAIAIAPSVWFLFRTKEMNIRYENIFSDGFAVYVSIGCSGGLMLAALLMFMWYCMCKKLPSPFWLPLPSMPTSLSTQPLTANGYPPSPVYGPQPFPPQTYPPTVIDAQPYVTSQGYVQSVVAPAPPQVYMSQVSAPDGYGSEVGGTQAYSYAPSQSYAPSQSYAPSQSYAPSQSYAPSQGYAGHRYSSRSRMSAIEIDIPVLTQEQ